The genomic window AAATCTAGAACAGGATTTTTTATGCTTTAGAATTACAAATTAATTCTTTTTCTTAAATATACCATTCAGCAAATCGCTTGCCTTTTTAGTAACTTCTTGTGTTTTCTGCTCTTTTTCTGTTTTTGCAGCCTGCGTTGTATCTTTAGCTTTTGTGTTTTTATTGATTAAATCATTAAGTGCTGAAGTTCCTTTTTGGGTCAATTTCTCTTTCTGCTGATTAACCAATTGTGTAGTTAAACTGTTTACGGCAGTTTTCATATCTGTACTTACTTTAGGATTCGAAAAGTTTCCAGTTAAAAAAGCATTAATTGGAATGTTATCCAGTTTTGCAGCATCTGCGGGAGATAATTTTGCGATTAAATTATTGGCTTCTGTACCTAAATATTTTGCAGGAACATCAAATTTAATGGTGTAATTCATAGTTTGATCAAAACCGTGAGTTCCGCCAATAGTAGCTTTAATGTCTTGATATTTAATGTCAAATGGTTTTACATTTACTTTTCCGTTGTCAAAAGTTAACGCCATTTTCAAATCGTTTAAATTCAGTTTATTCAAATCAAGAAACTTAACATTTGAGCTTAAAGAATTTAAAAGTGTAGAATTTTTGGCATTTACAGTTGTCGATAATAACTGTCCTAATAAATCTCCCGAAATTGATTTTAGATCTGGTGTTAATTCTTTTGCATCTAAATTTCCATTTAGTTTGATATTAGAATTTAATTTTCCATTAATGATTCCAGCGATTGGAGCAATTTTTTTCATCATCTCCAATTGAGTAAAAGTCTGAGCGATATCTACTTGGTTTAAACCAAGAGTCATGTCAAAAGTTGGCACTTTTTCTTTTGTAGAAACCGCCCCGTTAAGACCAATTGTTCCTCCAAAAATAGAAGTTTTGAAGTTTTCTAAAGTTGCTTTTTCATCCTTAATAAGTAACTTGCCAGAAACATCTTTTAGTTTTAAATTGTCATATAAAACGGTTGCAGCTTGTGCGTTTAAAGTACAATTTAAGAAAGCAGGAATCTTCATTGCTTCGGCTGGTTTTGCAGAAGTTTTAGTCTCTGTTTTTGCAGGTTCACCAGAAGTCATAAAATCATCCACAGCCAATTGATTTGAGCTCATGTTGAAGTTTCCTCTAAGTTCTTGTTTTTTAAACATAAAACCGTAGAAATTCTCTAACACTCCGTTGATCGCAATATCGCTTTTTCCAGTTGTCGCATTAAACTGTTTTAAGTTAATTGTACTCGGATTGAATTCTACCAATGCTGTACTGATGTTCATCGATTTATTATTTTCATCTGTATATTTAAATCCAGATAAACTCATTGTTCCAGCATTTTTTATGTTTTGATATTGGCTTTTTTCAACAGAAGCCATATCAAAGTTGGTCGTAACATCAGCCTTTAAAATACCAGCCAAAGGTTTCTCCATTTTAATTGGATATGCTTTCGAAAGGTTCGCCAAATTGATTGTTCCTTTTAAAGCCGCATCAACAATCGGATTTACAGTTATGTTTTTAATATTCGCTTTAGCGTTAAAAACATCCTGATCAATTCTAAACGAAAGTTTATCTAAGTTTACATAAGTATCATTTAGAATTCCAGTTTCATTAATGATTTTAGTGTCAATTACAATATTCTGAACAGATTTTGGAAGGTTTGGATATTGGAATGAAGCATTATTAGAGGCAATTTTGATATTGAATTTCGGAACAGTTGTCTCTGTTAATTCACCTTTTGCAAAACCATCAACTGTAAAATCTCCTGTAGTTTTTACGCCGTCTAGACTCGAAGCATAAGCTGAAGGAATTAATCCTAAGAAATTCGTAAATGATGAAGTAGGTGTTTTAAATTTTAAATCGTAAATCTGTTTGTTTTCAGCCATTTGAATGAATCCGTCAAACTCCAAAGGCAATTGATTGATTAAAGCTTTATTTTCTTTAAAAGCGTATTTGCTTTTCTCTAAATCAATTCCAAGAACTGCGTCTAAAGTAAGTTTGACATTTTTCATGTAATTCATTTTATCCATGTCCAATGAAACTTTTGCAGTAGTTTTTGTATCCAAATCTAATTTTGAATTGGTAAAATCTCCAGTTCCTTCATGATTCAAACTATCTATAACCATCTTGATTTTTGAACCTTGATCGATATATCTAAAAGTGAAATTTTCGATTTTGTAATTTTGGATTTTTAAAGAAAGCGGTTTACTTTCCTCACTTTTTTTGTCTTCTTTTTTATCTTTTAAGGCGATGTCAAAGTTTCCAACTCCATCTTTATTAAAAATAATATTTACTAATCCGTTTGTAGAACTAATTCCTTGAATGTTTAATGGTTCTTCTTTTCCTTTGAAAAGTTCCTTAATACTCATTTTTAAATTCAATTCGCCTAATGAAACTAAAGTATCGCCTTCAAAAGGAGCCTTGTTAATAATCACAAGTTTTTCAATTCCAACCGTTGCGTTTGGGAAATTTTTGAATAAACTTAAATCGGCATCTTTAAAACTTACTTTGGCGTCAACGCTTTCGTTAATGGCCTCTGCAATTTTGGCTTTAATTTGATCTTTAAAGAAATACGGAATGGCAAATAATGCAACAACAAATACCACAATGACTATGACACTTATTTTTAAAACTTTCTTTAGCATATAAATAGATTTGGGGGTTTAACATCTTAAAATCAACTCCTGCAAAAATAGTTTTTTTTAGCAGAGCGCGAAGATAAAGTTTTCTTAAATTGTAAGAATTTTACGTTATTTGTTAAATAAAAAAAATCCGTTTGATATTATTTCAAACGGATTTTAAGTATTCTTTATTTTATTATTTCTGAATAAATGAAACAATCTTATTTACTAATGTCTCTGATAGAGGAAGAGTTTCATTATTGTAACTCGCTAAATTGGCATCTTTATCGCCGTCAATGATCTTTAGAACATGATTCATTTTATCAATGATAACTAATTCGGCACTTTTATTGGCTTCCGATAAATTTTCGGCATCCTTAACAGTAATTTGGATATCATTGTTTCCCTGAAGGATCAAGACAGGAATAGTGAGTTTTTTTATTTCAGTCTGCGGATTGTATTTAAACCATGAAATTAGATAAGGCTGGATACTTGGTCTGAAAAGTCTAACCAGCATGGGGTCAACTTTTTTTACCGTAAATCCGTTTTTTAAACTGTCGATTATTGGAAAAGTCATATCGTTAAGCTGTTTCATAGATGTTGCGTCAATCTGCGCTTTGATGATTTTATCTGCAGAATCTCCCGGACCTGCAATCGAAACAAATTTATCTGCTTTTACTCCTGCAATCATTCCTATTAGAGAACCTTCGCTGTGTCCAATTACAATTACTTTGGAAAAGCGTTTATCTTGTCTTAAAAAATTAATCCAGCTTTTTGCATCCTGTATGTAATTTTCAAATACTAAACTGCTTTCAGATTCACCTCCGGCAGCTTTGCTTTCGCCTATCCCTCTTTTGTCAAATCGTAAAGATGCAATTCCGTTTTTTGCTAAAGCTTCTGCCAGCATTTTCAGCGAATTGTTTTTCATCATTGCATTGTTCCCATTTCTATCTGTTGGCCCAGAGCCGGCGATGATTAATGCAACAGGACACTTTTTTGTAAGATCGGGAGTTGTCAGCGTACCGAATATCTGGTCGGTATTTATTTTTAAAATTGCAGGAGTTTCTTTAAAAGTAATTTCCCTTCTGTTCTGCGCATTTAAAACGCTCCAAAACAAAACCGTTAAAAAAAGGATTATCTTATTCATTTTAGTAAATATTGATTCCGTATGGCATTATTGCTTGTATTCCTTTTTGTTTTTGGAATTTCTTTACCTGTTCGATAAGAAGATAATTTTCCTCTCCAATTTCTTCTTTAATAAAAGCTTCTTTTGATTTTGCAAAAGGCAGGTTGGAAAGTAAATCATTAAAAGATTTTTCGTATTCAGGGTAATTCTGAGTGCTGTATTTTTTTATTTTAGCAATTTTGGCAGCCTCTGCAATAGCAGCATTCAATCCGCCAATTTTATCTACTAAACCTAATTTTAGAGCTTCAGTCCCTGACCAAACGCGGCCTTGTGCAATAGCATCAACTTGTGCGAAACTCATTTTACGACCTTCTGCAACATGAGTTACAAAAGTGTTGTAGATTTTTTCAACTCCTTCTAATGTAAAAGCTTTGAATTTTTCATCAACTGGTACAAACGGACTGTAATTAGCTGAGTTTTCATGGGTTTTTACCTGCTCAGAATTAATGCCTAATTTGTTGGCAAGAGGAGTGAAGTTTGGCAATACTCCGAAAACACCAATAGATCCGGTAATAGTATTATTTTCTGCAAAAATTTTATTGGCGTTGCAGGCAATATAATAACCGCCTGAAGCAGCATAATTCCCCATCGAAACTACCACAGGTTTTACTTTTTTAGTAATTTCAATTTCTCTCCAGATTAAATCAGAAGTAAGTGCACTTCCTCCTGGACTGTCAATTCTGAGAACGATTGCTTTTACATCGTCATTTTTTCTTGCTTCCTGCAAAGAGCGGCGCATTGAACCTTCTCCGATAGTATTTACATCGCCTTCTCCGCTTCCAATTTCGCCTTGAGCGTAAATAATTGCAATTTGATCGGTCGCAGTATTGGCAAGAGCAGTTGTAACATTATTTTGGGTATAATCTAAAATCGAGATTTTATTGTAATCTTCATCTTTGTCTACTTTCAATGCTTTTCTGATCGCATCGTGATACACATCTTCATAAGCAATAATATCGACTAAGTGCTGTTGTTTTGCCATTTCAGGAGTTCTTGCTAAAAGGCCGTTTGCGATTTCGTTTAATTTTGGCAGCGGAATATTTCTGCTTTTTGAAATATCGCTGGAAACTGTTGTCCAGATTGAGTTTAAAAGCGCAGTGATCTGTTCTCTGTTGGCATCACTCATACTGTTTTGTAAAAAAGGCTCAACGGCGCTTTTGTATTTTCCATGACGGATTACTTCCATATGTATTCCCGATTTCTCTTGAAAATCTTTGAAAAACATTACTTCAGAAGACAAACCTTTAAAATCTAAATCGCCAACTGGATTTATATAAATTGTATTGGCTACAGACGTTAAATAATATTCTTTCTGCGAATAACTATTTGCATAAGCCCAAACAAATTTTCCTGATTTTTTAAAACTTTCCAGCGCATTTCTCAAATCTTTGTATTGTGCAAGACCCAGCGAAGATTCGTCATTTAAAATAGAAATTCCTTTAATATTATCATCTGTTTTTGCCGCTTCAATTGCATTAATAACATCGGTTAAACCAATGCTTTTTTTATCTGAAAAAGCGGTTACCCACGGATCTTTATATTTCCCCGCATAATCATCTTTGATTTCCTTTAAATTAAATTCGATAACCGAATCAGATTTCACCGAAACCTTGTCATCTCCGCCAAAAAGGGCTGCAAGAAAAACAGCTCCAAAAAAGAAAAGCATAATAAATACAAAAATACCAATCACTGTGGCAAGTACATTTCCTAAAAACTTCATATGTATATTTTTTTAATAAGTATCGAAAAAGGGCAAATTGTTACAAATTAGACATCTAAAATTAGCATAATTTATAAGACGTCGTTTCACAAATATATTGGTTAATTCTAAAATAGTTTTAGTTAATTTGCATTAATTATGAAATTACAGCATCAAGTCGTTTTATCGATAGGCAGCAACCAAGGCAACAGACTAGAAAACATCCAAAAATGTATTGATTTAATCCATCAAAAAGTTGGCACTGTCATTCAGGTTTCAAAACTTTACGAAACTCCTGCATGGGGTTTTGAGAGTGATGCATTTTATAATTGTGCACTTCTTCTGCATACCAATTCTTCTGCTCAAAAAATACTCAGCCATGTGCTGAAAATTGAAAAAGAACTGGGTAGAATTCGCTCGAACCAAGAAGGTTATCAATCCAGAATTATTGACGTTGATCTGATTGTTTTTGATAATGAAATTATTGATTCAGAGAAACTTAAAATTCCGCATCCATTGATGCAGAATAGAAATTTTGTTTTACTTCCAATGCAGGATTTAA from Flavobacterium fluviale includes these protein-coding regions:
- the sppA gene encoding signal peptide peptidase SppA, yielding MKFLGNVLATVIGIFVFIMLFFFGAVFLAALFGGDDKVSVKSDSVIEFNLKEIKDDYAGKYKDPWVTAFSDKKSIGLTDVINAIEAAKTDDNIKGISILNDESSLGLAQYKDLRNALESFKKSGKFVWAYANSYSQKEYYLTSVANTIYINPVGDLDFKGLSSEVMFFKDFQEKSGIHMEVIRHGKYKSAVEPFLQNSMSDANREQITALLNSIWTTVSSDISKSRNIPLPKLNEIANGLLARTPEMAKQQHLVDIIAYEDVYHDAIRKALKVDKDEDYNKISILDYTQNNVTTALANTATDQIAIIYAQGEIGSGEGDVNTIGEGSMRRSLQEARKNDDVKAIVLRIDSPGGSALTSDLIWREIEITKKVKPVVVSMGNYAASGGYYIACNANKIFAENNTITGSIGVFGVLPNFTPLANKLGINSEQVKTHENSANYSPFVPVDEKFKAFTLEGVEKIYNTFVTHVAEGRKMSFAQVDAIAQGRVWSGTEALKLGLVDKIGGLNAAIAEAAKIAKIKKYSTQNYPEYEKSFNDLLSNLPFAKSKEAFIKEEIGEENYLLIEQVKKFQKQKGIQAIMPYGINIY
- a CDS encoding alpha/beta hydrolase family protein, which gives rise to MNKIILFLTVLFWSVLNAQNRREITFKETPAILKINTDQIFGTLTTPDLTKKCPVALIIAGSGPTDRNGNNAMMKNNSLKMLAEALAKNGIASLRFDKRGIGESKAAGGESESSLVFENYIQDAKSWINFLRQDKRFSKVIVIGHSEGSLIGMIAGVKADKFVSIAGPGDSADKIIKAQIDATSMKQLNDMTFPIIDSLKNGFTVKKVDPMLVRLFRPSIQPYLISWFKYNPQTEIKKLTIPVLILQGNNDIQITVKDAENLSEANKSAELVIIDKMNHVLKIIDGDKDANLASYNNETLPLSETLVNKIVSFIQK
- a CDS encoding AsmA-like C-terminal region-containing protein → MLKKVLKISVIVIVVFVVALFAIPYFFKDQIKAKIAEAINESVDAKVSFKDADLSLFKNFPNATVGIEKLVIINKAPFEGDTLVSLGELNLKMSIKELFKGKEEPLNIQGISSTNGLVNIIFNKDGVGNFDIALKDKKEDKKSEESKPLSLKIQNYKIENFTFRYIDQGSKIKMVIDSLNHEGTGDFTNSKLDLDTKTTAKVSLDMDKMNYMKNVKLTLDAVLGIDLEKSKYAFKENKALINQLPLEFDGFIQMAENKQIYDLKFKTPTSSFTNFLGLIPSAYASSLDGVKTTGDFTVDGFAKGELTETTVPKFNIKIASNNASFQYPNLPKSVQNIVIDTKIINETGILNDTYVNLDKLSFRIDQDVFNAKANIKNITVNPIVDAALKGTINLANLSKAYPIKMEKPLAGILKADVTTNFDMASVEKSQYQNIKNAGTMSLSGFKYTDENNKSMNISTALVEFNPSTINLKQFNATTGKSDIAINGVLENFYGFMFKKQELRGNFNMSSNQLAVDDFMTSGEPAKTETKTSAKPAEAMKIPAFLNCTLNAQAATVLYDNLKLKDVSGKLLIKDEKATLENFKTSIFGGTIGLNGAVSTKEKVPTFDMTLGLNQVDIAQTFTQLEMMKKIAPIAGIINGKLNSNIKLNGNLDAKELTPDLKSISGDLLGQLLSTTVNAKNSTLLNSLSSNVKFLDLNKLNLNDLKMALTFDNGKVNVKPFDIKYQDIKATIGGTHGFDQTMNYTIKFDVPAKYLGTEANNLIAKLSPADAAKLDNIPINAFLTGNFSNPKVSTDMKTAVNSLTTQLVNQQKEKLTQKGTSALNDLINKNTKAKDTTQAAKTEKEQKTQEVTKKASDLLNGIFKKKN